The proteins below are encoded in one region of Fibrella aestuarina BUZ 2:
- a CDS encoding TonB-dependent receptor, with translation MSRLFTFLLLSFWAAALLAQGQSKPVYSLTGYVRQAGTNAPVSGATIFVQSNRVGTTSGKDGYFILPLEAGTYPVRISHVGFVAQTLTITLDKLTMLTIELADDTKYLEEVVVQTEAPDKNVRKVELGVTQLSIKNIKRIPAFMGEVDVVRSLLLLPGVTTVGEGATGINVRGGSVDQNLVLLDDAPLFNTSHLLGFFSVFNPDIVRDLTLHRGGIAPAFGGRASAVLDIKVKEPETERWSAYGGIGLVSSRAGFEGPIVKKKLTVLAATRLSFNDFLFSLGPDNLKGTRANFYDITTKLKWQPSEKHTLTSTGYFCRDIFKLPGDSLSGQEINASSTQFDYRSIAGTVRWNFFINSRINLNTTAVWSQYRTETSTADSANQFSLVAEVLHKQIKSDLSVTINDRHSAQAGVSAIDYYIQPNRLTPGPFSNVLPFALPTERAYELAAYVQDEWKISEATSVVGGLRYSMLLNAGPAQVRTYGSELPRLPGTALSTTTADAGSIYHTNGGLEPRLAVRMTVGEGRSIKAGYNRMRQYIQLISNTTAALPSSRWVLSNANIKPQIADQWSVGYFMNGKQNEYEASAEVYYKTLTNAIDYRDGANLQRNATPETDVLQGKGHAYGLELLAKKNKGAWTGWVSYTYARTLLTIDSRFADERVNNGQAYPANFDKPHTLNATTTYRPSLRFSLSLNFTYSTGRPITQPYARARLNNTIVPIYVNRNQERIPDYHRLDFSMLFEQDPAKKRKVQQSWNFSIYNVYAHKNAYSVFYRFDPRQDSDAFKLSIFGTAFPSLTYNVRF, from the coding sequence ATGAGTCGTCTTTTTACGTTTTTGCTGTTGTCTTTTTGGGCAGCAGCGCTACTTGCTCAAGGGCAATCGAAGCCCGTTTATTCGCTCACCGGGTACGTTCGACAGGCAGGTACCAACGCGCCCGTATCGGGGGCTACCATTTTTGTTCAGAGCAATCGGGTAGGCACGACCTCCGGCAAAGATGGCTACTTCATTCTCCCGCTCGAAGCCGGGACGTACCCCGTCAGGATATCGCACGTGGGGTTTGTGGCGCAAACGCTGACCATTACGCTCGACAAGCTGACTATGCTGACCATCGAGCTGGCCGACGATACGAAGTACCTGGAAGAAGTGGTAGTGCAAACCGAAGCGCCCGACAAAAACGTGCGAAAGGTGGAGCTTGGGGTCACGCAGTTGAGTATTAAGAACATAAAGCGGATTCCGGCCTTCATGGGCGAGGTCGACGTGGTCAGGAGTTTGCTGCTGCTACCGGGCGTGACGACGGTGGGGGAGGGTGCCACGGGCATCAACGTGCGCGGGGGGAGTGTCGACCAGAACTTAGTGCTGCTCGACGACGCGCCCCTGTTCAACACCAGCCACCTGCTGGGCTTTTTCTCGGTTTTCAACCCCGACATCGTACGCGACCTGACGCTGCACCGCGGCGGCATTGCCCCGGCCTTTGGCGGTCGGGCGTCGGCTGTGCTTGACATTAAAGTGAAAGAGCCCGAAACCGAGCGGTGGTCGGCCTACGGGGGCATCGGGCTGGTGTCGAGTCGGGCGGGGTTTGAAGGGCCCATTGTCAAGAAAAAGCTGACGGTGCTGGCTGCTACCCGGCTATCGTTCAACGATTTCTTGTTTTCGCTCGGCCCCGACAACCTCAAAGGAACCCGCGCTAATTTCTACGATATCACCACCAAGCTGAAGTGGCAGCCCTCAGAGAAACACACCCTCACCAGCACCGGTTATTTCTGTCGCGACATCTTCAAACTGCCCGGCGACTCGCTCTCGGGGCAGGAGATCAACGCGTCGTCGACCCAGTTCGACTACCGGAGCATAGCCGGAACGGTGCGCTGGAATTTCTTCATCAACAGCCGCATCAACCTCAATACGACCGCTGTCTGGAGCCAGTACCGCACCGAAACATCGACGGCCGATTCGGCCAATCAGTTTAGCCTGGTGGCCGAGGTGCTGCACAAACAGATCAAGAGCGACCTGTCGGTGACGATCAACGACCGGCATTCGGCGCAGGCAGGGGTAAGCGCCATCGACTACTACATTCAGCCCAACCGCCTCACGCCCGGCCCCTTTTCCAACGTGCTGCCCTTTGCGCTGCCCACCGAGCGCGCCTACGAGCTGGCCGCTTATGTGCAGGACGAGTGGAAAATCTCGGAAGCCACGTCGGTGGTTGGTGGGCTACGGTACTCCATGCTGTTAAATGCGGGCCCCGCTCAGGTACGTACCTACGGCTCGGAATTGCCCCGTTTGCCCGGCACAGCCCTCAGCACGACCACTGCCGACGCCGGGTCGATTTATCATACCAACGGTGGGCTGGAGCCCCGCCTGGCCGTCCGGATGACGGTGGGCGAAGGGCGCTCCATCAAGGCCGGCTACAACCGGATGCGGCAGTACATTCAACTGATCTCGAACACCACGGCGGCGCTGCCTTCTTCGCGCTGGGTGCTGAGCAACGCCAACATCAAGCCGCAGATTGCCGATCAGTGGTCGGTGGGATACTTCATGAACGGCAAGCAGAACGAATACGAAGCCTCGGCCGAAGTGTATTACAAAACCCTGACCAATGCCATTGATTACCGCGACGGGGCCAATCTGCAACGGAACGCAACGCCTGAAACCGACGTGCTGCAAGGAAAGGGGCACGCCTACGGGCTGGAATTGCTGGCGAAGAAAAACAAAGGGGCCTGGACGGGCTGGGTCAGCTATACCTACGCCCGCACGCTGCTGACCATCGATAGCCGCTTTGCCGACGAACGCGTCAACAATGGGCAGGCCTACCCCGCCAATTTCGACAAACCCCACACGCTGAACGCCACCACCACCTACCGGCCCAGCCTGCGGTTCAGTCTGTCACTCAACTTTACGTACAGCACCGGCCGCCCCATTACGCAGCCTTACGCCCGCGCCCGGCTCAACAACACCATTGTGCCGATCTACGTCAATCGGAATCAGGAGCGTATCCCCGACTACCACCGGCTCGATTTCTCGATGCTGTTTGAGCAGGACCCCGCCAAGAAACGGAAGGTGCAGCAAAGCTGGAATTTCTCGATTTACAACGTGTACGCCCACAAAAACGCGTATTCGGTCTTTTACCGCTTCGATCCACGCCAGGACAGCGACGCCTTCAAACTATCTATTTTCGGCACGGCGTTTCCGTCGCTCACCTACAACGTCCGCTTTTAA
- a CDS encoding tetratricopeptide repeat-containing sensor histidine kinase — MKIRYWLLMLGLLGSSPLATAQASRTLDSLLTYLRMHPATDTTYLKVMDKVAIELIYKKADYARADSLSRQMAEVASKAGNWTKLVAAHRNRAAINLLKADYEQAMVFFQKTLETAEQHNLPRQLIYGAMCNLIIGHDKLQHNEEVIQLATRAIEYQERYQLKPRSPLPPRLIGEALVRLGRQQQAIPYYQQAGAIFRELGDERGTAIFENQTGDFYLELKQPQPALAHFRQSLQLAERLQFELLQADALDGVANALRLLKRPAEAMPYAHRALAIAQKQDNKLGTSTSYGTMGQLYQAQLDYPNAETYLKKAIALAEKNGYKDDLKRYTQALADLFAEQNKYQQAYVVQLKNNKLTDSTTAVRTNAEVQRLLAKYEADKRETQIRLLQNERQLQQQEADRTRWQRNALLAGGALLVLLGAATTAWLLNRARVRRLQEAQQIRKQIAHDLHDEVGSTLSSISLLSGMVNDLIAQKRPESAERAIQKINTDARQILEAIDEIIWTINPGNDSLQRVALRLKEYAQPLMESKNIAFSLVDDPGLDHLPISMDVRRNLYLVAKEAINNLIKYSEATQATMRFEHQNNQLKVVIEDNGRGFDVNQASLRTGQQSMRDRASAMGGSLTVQSAVGSGTKLELVVGQ; from the coding sequence ATGAAGATACGCTACTGGCTTCTTATGCTTGGCTTGTTGGGCAGTAGCCCGCTGGCAACCGCTCAGGCGTCGCGCACACTCGATTCACTGCTGACGTACCTGAGAATGCACCCTGCTACGGACACCACCTACCTGAAGGTGATGGATAAAGTGGCGATCGAACTGATCTATAAAAAAGCCGACTACGCGCGGGCCGATTCGCTCAGCCGTCAGATGGCGGAGGTCGCCAGCAAAGCGGGCAATTGGACTAAACTGGTGGCGGCGCATCGGAACCGCGCCGCGATCAACCTGTTAAAGGCTGATTACGAACAGGCCATGGTCTTTTTCCAGAAAACGCTGGAAACCGCCGAGCAACACAACCTCCCGCGCCAACTAATCTACGGGGCCATGTGCAACCTCATCATCGGCCACGATAAGCTTCAGCACAACGAAGAGGTTATTCAACTGGCCACGCGGGCAATCGAGTACCAGGAACGGTATCAGCTGAAACCCCGCTCTCCGCTGCCGCCCCGGCTGATCGGCGAGGCGTTGGTTCGATTGGGTCGGCAGCAACAGGCCATTCCGTACTATCAGCAGGCCGGGGCTATCTTCCGGGAACTGGGCGACGAGCGCGGCACGGCCATCTTCGAGAACCAGACCGGCGATTTCTACCTCGAACTGAAACAGCCGCAGCCCGCCCTGGCTCACTTCAGGCAATCATTGCAACTGGCCGAACGGCTTCAGTTTGAGTTGCTTCAGGCCGATGCGCTCGACGGCGTGGCCAACGCGTTGCGGTTACTGAAACGCCCCGCCGAAGCCATGCCCTATGCGCATCGGGCGCTGGCGATCGCCCAGAAACAAGACAATAAGCTGGGTACCAGTACGTCGTATGGGACGATGGGTCAATTGTATCAGGCCCAGCTGGACTACCCCAATGCCGAAACGTACCTGAAAAAAGCGATCGCGCTGGCCGAAAAGAATGGCTACAAAGACGATCTGAAACGCTACACGCAGGCACTGGCCGATTTGTTTGCCGAGCAGAACAAGTACCAGCAGGCGTATGTGGTGCAGCTGAAAAACAACAAACTGACCGACTCGACAACCGCCGTGCGGACCAACGCCGAAGTGCAGCGCCTGCTGGCTAAATACGAAGCCGACAAGCGCGAAACGCAGATTCGGCTGTTGCAGAATGAGCGGCAACTCCAACAACAGGAAGCCGATCGGACCCGTTGGCAGCGAAACGCCCTGCTGGCGGGTGGTGCGCTGCTGGTGTTGCTGGGCGCCGCTACCACCGCCTGGCTCCTCAACCGTGCCCGGGTACGTCGGTTACAGGAGGCGCAGCAGATTCGCAAACAGATTGCCCATGACCTGCACGACGAGGTCGGCAGCACCCTCAGCAGCATCTCACTGCTCAGCGGTATGGTCAATGACCTCATCGCGCAGAAACGCCCCGAATCGGCGGAACGGGCCATCCAGAAAATCAACACCGACGCCCGGCAGATTCTCGAGGCCATCGATGAGATTATCTGGACAATCAACCCCGGCAATGACTCGCTGCAACGCGTGGCGCTACGCCTGAAAGAATACGCGCAACCCCTGATGGAGTCGAAAAACATTGCCTTTTCGCTGGTGGATGATCCCGGTCTGGACCACCTGCCAATTTCGATGGACGTGCGCCGGAACTTATACCTAGTGGCTAAAGAGGCCATCAACAACCTGATCAAATATTCGGAGGCTACGCAGGCGACGATGCGGTTTGAGCACCAGAATAACCAGCTCAAAGTCGTGATCGAAGACAACGGACGCGGCTTCGACGTCAACCAGGCTAGCCTGCGCACCGGTCAGCAAAGCATGCGCGACCGGGCCTCGGCCATGGGCGGGTCTCTTACCGTGCAGTCAGCGGTGGGGAGCGGCACCAAACTGGAGCTAGTCGTCGGCCAGTAG
- a CDS encoding phosphatase PAP2-related protein has protein sequence MSETLKKTLVEETESPRWRDAWQHRRFRWLAIGGLLICAFLLSIWPWYLARIEARQGVVLNDVVLRMIPARDVSLLVFISLWGAALLLIYRVQRHPMIYLNFIWSYALLFITRIISIGLTPLEPPVGLIELRDPLSNYFYGAKFITKDLFFSGHTASICLMAFCLVRPLDRWLVFVGTFIVGCGVLIQRVHYTADVVAAPFFAYATYWLAQRITRNALR, from the coding sequence ATGAGTGAGACCCTGAAAAAGACCCTGGTCGAGGAGACCGAATCGCCCCGTTGGCGCGACGCCTGGCAACATCGCCGTTTTCGCTGGCTGGCCATTGGAGGCCTGTTGATCTGTGCTTTTCTGCTGTCGATTTGGCCCTGGTATCTGGCTCGCATCGAGGCCCGGCAAGGGGTTGTGCTCAACGACGTAGTGCTTCGGATGATCCCCGCTCGTGACGTATCGTTGCTCGTTTTTATCAGCCTGTGGGGGGCGGCGCTGCTGCTGATCTACCGGGTGCAACGCCACCCGATGATCTACCTGAATTTTATCTGGAGCTACGCCCTGCTGTTTATCACCCGCATCATCAGCATTGGCCTAACGCCCCTCGAACCGCCCGTGGGCCTGATCGAACTGCGCGACCCGCTGAGCAACTATTTCTACGGGGCCAAATTCATCACCAAAGACCTGTTCTTTTCGGGGCATACAGCCAGTATTTGCCTTATGGCGTTCTGCCTCGTACGGCCGCTCGACCGGTGGCTTGTCTTTGTGGGTACGTTTATTGTGGGGTGTGGCGTGCTTATTCAGCGGGTGCACTATACGGCCGATGTGGTGGCCGCGCCGTTTTTTGCCTACGCCACCTACTGGCTCGCCCAACGCATTACGCGCAACGCACTCCGCTAG
- the wrbA gene encoding NAD(P)H:quinone oxidoreductase — protein sequence MAKVAIIYYSATGTTYELAKAVEEGAKQAGAETRLLKVRELAPDEAIASNEGWTKHRLETQDVPEATLADLEWADAIVLGAPTRYGLPAAQLKQFIDTTGPLWGQGKLINKIASAFTSAATAHGGHESTILALCNTFYHWGSIIVGPGYADPIQFQAGNPYGTSFTSQNGTVSPDETALASARFQGKRVAETADKFKS from the coding sequence ATGGCTAAGGTTGCGATTATCTACTACAGTGCCACGGGCACGACTTACGAACTGGCGAAAGCCGTTGAAGAAGGAGCCAAACAGGCCGGTGCCGAGACCCGCCTCCTGAAGGTGCGTGAGCTGGCTCCCGACGAGGCAATTGCCTCAAACGAAGGCTGGACCAAGCACCGCCTCGAAACGCAGGACGTACCAGAAGCGACCCTGGCCGATCTGGAATGGGCCGACGCCATCGTGCTCGGTGCGCCGACGCGCTACGGCCTGCCCGCGGCGCAGTTGAAGCAGTTTATCGACACCACCGGACCGCTGTGGGGTCAAGGCAAACTGATTAACAAGATTGCCTCGGCGTTTACCAGCGCGGCTACTGCACACGGTGGGCACGAATCGACGATTCTGGCGCTCTGCAACACGTTTTACCATTGGGGTTCGATCATCGTCGGGCCGGGCTACGCCGATCCCATTCAGTTCCAGGCGGGTAACCCCTACGGCACCTCATTTACCAGCCAGAACGGTACCGTTTCGCCTGACGAGACGGCGCTGGCATCGGCCCGCTTCCAGGGCAAACGGGTGGCCGAAACCGCCGATAAATTCAAGAGCTAA
- a CDS encoding DNA/RNA non-specific endonuclease, which produces MFVRPKFRASKRYVQRGFRLRGNTLILLFGFFLLGLFLHYKGRTEPVVAFWNDVRSLLGIRHDRTNRPSSDNPYKAPEPNEDAATDEQTNGGGDESEASDKTGNRPERSADQRTSTSLFTFEKEVDFLLPVGKAGDELIRHEGYTLRYDDDLKNPVWVAYPLLAYEITGDAERDNERFMPDPAVEGGTALPTDYTRSGYDRGHQAPAGDFKFSQRLMRESFLMSNISPQAPQFNRGVWKQLEEQVRSWAYRDGGLYVVTGPVLKAGLPTIGKTNAVAVPEYFYKVILYCHNPDIRMIGFLLKNEPSDEPLSSFVVSVDQIEQATGLDFFPKIPDDLERRLESRRGRDVVDKWFFR; this is translated from the coding sequence ATGTTCGTCCGACCCAAATTTCGCGCCTCAAAGCGCTACGTGCAGCGTGGTTTCCGGTTGCGTGGTAACACGCTGATTCTCTTGTTCGGCTTCTTCCTGCTTGGGCTCTTTCTTCACTACAAAGGGCGCACCGAGCCCGTAGTGGCCTTCTGGAACGACGTGCGCAGCTTGCTGGGCATTCGGCACGATCGTACCAATCGCCCATCGTCCGACAATCCGTATAAAGCCCCCGAACCCAACGAAGATGCCGCTACTGATGAGCAGACCAACGGCGGTGGTGACGAATCGGAAGCCTCAGATAAAACCGGGAACCGCCCGGAACGCAGTGCCGACCAGAGAACGTCGACCAGCCTTTTTACCTTCGAGAAAGAGGTCGATTTTTTGCTGCCCGTCGGGAAAGCCGGCGACGAACTGATCCGCCACGAAGGCTATACGCTTCGGTACGACGACGACCTGAAAAATCCAGTTTGGGTAGCCTATCCGCTGCTGGCCTACGAAATTACCGGCGATGCCGAGCGCGACAACGAACGCTTTATGCCCGACCCCGCCGTTGAGGGCGGCACGGCGCTGCCCACCGATTACACCCGCTCGGGCTACGATCGGGGGCATCAGGCCCCGGCGGGCGATTTCAAATTCTCCCAGCGGCTGATGCGCGAATCGTTTCTGATGAGCAACATTTCGCCGCAGGCGCCGCAGTTTAACCGGGGCGTCTGGAAACAACTGGAAGAGCAGGTACGTAGCTGGGCCTACCGCGATGGGGGCCTCTATGTGGTGACTGGCCCCGTGCTGAAAGCGGGCCTTCCCACCATCGGGAAAACTAACGCAGTAGCCGTGCCCGAGTACTTTTATAAGGTGATTCTGTACTGCCACAACCCCGACATCCGCATGATCGGGTTCCTGCTCAAAAATGAACCGTCTGATGAGCCTCTGTCGTCGTTCGTGGTTTCCGTCGACCAAATCGAACAGGCAACGGGCCTGGATTTCTTTCCGAAAATCCCCGACGATCTTGAACGCCGCCTCGAAAGCCGACGTGGCCGCGACGTGGTCGATAAGTGGTTTTTTCGCTAA
- a CDS encoding BaiN/RdsA family NAD(P)/FAD-dependent oxidoreductase, whose amino-acid sequence MSTLRIAVIGGGAAGFFGAITAAEANPTAEVTIYEKGRAVLQKVRISGGGRCNVTHACFDPKKLATHYPRGDRWLRSLFGQFDAAATVRWFESRGVRLKTEPDGRMFPTTDSSETIINCLLDTARRLNIRVLTSSGVERLEPLPDGTFGLHLLTGQRTQPDVARPDVARADRVLVATGGYPQAPSYGWMPTQREPLMSPVPSLFTFNTPNNPLLALAGVSVPMAAVQVVGTKQQQRGPLLITHWGFSGPAVLKLSAWAARELAERDYQFTLRINWLPDLNEGQVRDTVQAFRHDNARKQVTSLNPFGLPARLWDAFCTDAGVTEGTRWADLPGKTQNRLIERLGNSQFQVSGKSTFKDEFVTCGGISLGSIDPQTLESQAHPNLFFAGEVLDVDGITGGFNFQNAWTTGYVAGQQLAR is encoded by the coding sequence ATGTCTACGTTGCGCATTGCTGTTATTGGCGGTGGAGCGGCTGGTTTTTTCGGGGCCATTACCGCCGCCGAAGCCAACCCGACCGCCGAGGTTACCATCTACGAAAAAGGGCGGGCGGTGCTCCAGAAAGTGCGGATCTCCGGCGGTGGTCGATGCAACGTAACGCACGCCTGTTTCGACCCAAAAAAACTCGCCACCCACTATCCCCGCGGCGACCGGTGGCTGCGCTCACTCTTCGGGCAGTTCGATGCGGCGGCTACCGTGCGCTGGTTTGAAAGCCGGGGCGTCCGCCTGAAAACCGAGCCCGACGGGCGTATGTTTCCCACCACCGATTCGTCGGAAACCATCATCAACTGCCTCCTCGATACGGCCCGTCGCCTCAACATCCGGGTGCTTACCAGCAGCGGCGTCGAGCGCCTCGAACCCCTGCCCGACGGCACTTTCGGGCTGCATCTGCTCACGGGGCAACGTACCCAGCCAGATGTAGCCCGGCCAGACGTGGCCCGAGCCGATCGGGTGCTGGTGGCCACGGGGGGCTACCCGCAGGCGCCCTCCTATGGCTGGATGCCCACGCAGCGCGAACCGCTAATGTCGCCGGTGCCGTCACTGTTTACGTTCAACACACCCAACAATCCGCTGCTGGCGCTGGCGGGGGTATCGGTGCCGATGGCCGCTGTGCAGGTGGTAGGCACCAAACAGCAACAGCGTGGCCCGCTGCTGATCACGCACTGGGGGTTCAGCGGCCCTGCCGTGCTGAAACTATCGGCCTGGGCGGCGCGGGAGCTGGCCGAGCGCGACTATCAGTTTACGCTGCGCATCAACTGGCTACCCGATCTGAACGAAGGTCAGGTACGGGATACGGTTCAGGCCTTCCGGCACGACAACGCCCGCAAGCAGGTTACCTCACTGAATCCGTTTGGCCTCCCGGCGCGCCTCTGGGACGCTTTTTGCACCGACGCCGGTGTCACCGAAGGCACCCGCTGGGCCGACCTGCCCGGCAAAACGCAGAATCGGCTGATCGAGCGGCTGGGCAATAGTCAATTTCAGGTATCGGGAAAAAGCACATTTAAAGACGAATTCGTAACCTGCGGTGGGATTTCGCTGGGTAGCATCGACCCGCAGACGCTGGAAAGCCAGGCGCACCCAAACCTGTTTTTTGCGGGGGAAGTGCTTGACGTTGACGGCATTACGGGCGGCTTCAATTTCCAGAATGCCTGGACCACCGGGTACGTTGCCGGTCAGCAGTTGGCGCGTTAA
- a CDS encoding MFS transporter codes for MKPANPHLTLSNGHLAIIVFAQFAGTSLWFAGNAVLPDLQRMLNVPALNGWITSAVQLGFVLGTLLYALFAIPDRFPTTHVFLVSVALAALVNVAWLVGPLRAEFVLGSRFLTGFFLAGVYPVGMKIAADWFRPVLGRAMGFLVGALVVGTAFPHWLRGLGTLLPYPLITGAVSGLALLGGLLLLATIPSKPVGLTANVTPNNAPGIHSLRALAQPSAFRPAMLGYFGHMWELYTVWAFLPMLVNLYATRHPDQLINASLWSFGTIAAGAVGCVLGGYVALRLGSERVARGLLITSGLCVLLVPFLLDLPPLSFALFLFIWGLAAAGDSPQFSTLVASLTPLDQRGSLITLVVSIGFLLTVLSIQLMAWLVAQVGPSVWLFWLLLPGPLLGTWAIWRKRQ; via the coding sequence ATGAAGCCTGCCAACCCACACCTGACCCTCTCCAACGGGCATCTGGCCATTATTGTGTTCGCCCAGTTTGCGGGTACGTCGCTCTGGTTTGCGGGCAACGCGGTCCTGCCCGATTTACAGCGTATGCTGAACGTACCGGCGCTCAACGGCTGGATCACGTCGGCGGTTCAGCTCGGCTTTGTGCTGGGTACGTTGCTGTATGCCCTTTTCGCCATTCCCGACCGTTTTCCCACTACCCATGTCTTCCTGGTGTCCGTGGCCTTGGCGGCGCTGGTCAACGTGGCGTGGCTGGTCGGGCCGCTCCGGGCCGAATTCGTGCTGGGCAGCCGGTTCCTGACGGGCTTTTTTCTGGCGGGCGTCTACCCCGTTGGTATGAAGATCGCCGCCGACTGGTTCAGGCCGGTGTTGGGGCGGGCCATGGGCTTTCTGGTGGGGGCGCTAGTGGTGGGAACGGCCTTTCCGCATTGGCTGCGCGGGCTGGGTACGTTGCTGCCCTACCCGCTCATTACGGGGGCCGTGAGTGGGCTGGCGCTGCTGGGTGGACTACTGCTGCTGGCTACCATCCCCTCCAAACCCGTTGGACTAACCGCCAACGTAACCCCAAACAACGCACCTGGTATCCACTCCCTCCGGGCCCTGGCACAGCCGTCGGCGTTTCGGCCGGCGATGCTGGGTTATTTCGGGCATATGTGGGAGCTCTACACCGTCTGGGCCTTCCTGCCCATGCTGGTTAACCTGTATGCGACCCGCCATCCCGATCAGCTCATCAACGCGTCGCTCTGGTCGTTCGGGACCATCGCTGCCGGGGCCGTTGGGTGCGTGCTGGGTGGTTATGTGGCGTTGCGGCTGGGTAGCGAGCGCGTGGCGCGGGGGTTACTCATAACATCTGGGCTATGCGTGTTGCTGGTGCCATTTCTGCTCGATCTACCGCCGCTGTCATTCGCCCTGTTTCTGTTCATCTGGGGGCTGGCAGCCGCGGGCGATTCGCCTCAATTCTCGACACTGGTGGCCAGCCTTACCCCCCTCGACCAACGCGGCAGCCTCATCACGCTGGTAGTCAGTATCGGCTTTCTGCTGACGGTGCTATCCATTCAACTCATGGCCTGGCTGGTTGCGCAGGTTGGCCCGTCGGTCTGGTTGTTCTGGCTGCTGTTGCCGGGCCCGCTGCTGGGTACGTGGGCTATCTGGCGGAAGCGGCAGTAA
- a CDS encoding helix-turn-helix domain-containing protein, which yields MSLSSDHIRLLFGLKLRQLRLEKGISVSELAQRSGLAISYISEIEKGRKYPKADKISSLAGALDVDYDTLVSLKVSKKLAPIADLLRSKFLTEIPLELFGIDPSDLLELLAGAPDKVSAMIRTFMDIALSYNMSVERLYMTMLRSYQEINDNHFDDIEAEALRFLNEYVPGNQAVSVSLLTNLLKTRFNVNIALFDPAVQPELGSLRSVFRPESGTSARGTLHLNTTLSAAQQQYVMAREVGFQYLNLKNRPYTYSYVEVDSFEQVFNNYKASYFAGAVLIRRDVLVERLTELFAHDTWNNERFLHLIESFGATPERFFYRLSNVLPRDFGIDQLFFYRFNHTPGHTTFALTKEMHLSRQQGPRGMVDEHFCRRWVALTILQELGFMQMHKGFTGSLCQAQLSTYADTGNTFLIISVAHPHRTDRTDGSAAQNMSVSMCFAVNDTLRSKMKFLQKTPLSITERTVNEACERCGIFDCRERVAPPTVLQKKRQTEAMKASVSHLS from the coding sequence GTGTCGCTATCTTCCGATCATATCCGCCTGCTTTTCGGGCTGAAACTTCGTCAACTGCGCCTTGAGAAAGGCATTTCTGTGAGTGAACTGGCTCAACGGTCGGGGCTGGCGATCTCGTACATTTCCGAAATCGAGAAAGGGCGTAAATACCCCAAAGCGGATAAGATTTCGAGCTTGGCGGGGGCGCTCGACGTCGACTACGACACGCTGGTTTCGTTGAAAGTCAGCAAGAAACTAGCACCGATTGCCGATCTGCTTCGCTCCAAATTCCTGACCGAGATTCCCCTCGAACTGTTCGGCATCGATCCGTCGGATCTGCTCGAATTGCTGGCGGGCGCGCCCGATAAGGTAAGCGCCATGATCCGGACGTTTATGGACATTGCGCTCAGCTACAACATGAGTGTGGAGCGGCTGTACATGACCATGCTGCGCTCTTACCAGGAGATCAACGACAACCATTTTGACGATATCGAAGCCGAGGCCCTGCGGTTTCTGAACGAATACGTACCCGGCAATCAGGCCGTATCGGTGAGCTTGCTGACCAACCTGCTGAAGACGCGGTTCAACGTCAACATCGCCCTGTTCGACCCGGCGGTTCAGCCCGAATTGGGCTCGTTGCGTTCGGTCTTCCGGCCCGAATCGGGCACCTCGGCGCGGGGTACGTTGCACCTGAACACCACGTTGTCGGCGGCGCAGCAGCAATACGTGATGGCGCGGGAAGTAGGCTTCCAATACCTGAACCTCAAGAACCGGCCCTACACCTATTCGTACGTGGAAGTCGATTCGTTCGAGCAGGTGTTCAACAATTACAAGGCGTCGTATTTCGCCGGGGCCGTGCTCATCCGCCGCGACGTGCTGGTGGAGCGTCTGACCGAGTTGTTCGCCCACGATACCTGGAATAACGAGCGGTTTCTGCACCTGATCGAGTCGTTTGGCGCTACGCCCGAACGGTTTTTTTACCGGCTCAGCAACGTGCTGCCGCGCGATTTTGGCATTGATCAACTGTTTTTTTACCGCTTCAACCACACCCCCGGCCACACCACCTTTGCTCTCACGAAAGAGATGCACCTTTCGCGGCAACAGGGGCCGCGCGGCATGGTCGATGAGCACTTCTGCCGCCGCTGGGTGGCGCTCACAATCTTGCAGGAGCTGGGGTTCATGCAGATGCACAAAGGCTTTACGGGCTCACTCTGTCAGGCGCAGCTATCGACCTACGCCGACACGGGCAACACCTTCCTGATTATCTCGGTAGCCCACCCCCACCGCACTGACCGTACCGATGGGAGCGCGGCGCAAAATATGAGCGTGTCGATGTGTTTTGCCGTCAACGACACCTTGCGGAGCAAGATGAAATTTCTGCAGAAAACGCCGTTGAGTATCACTGAGCGCACGGTTAACGAAGCCTGCGAACGCTGTGGTATTTTTGACTGCCGCGAACGGGTTGCCCCGCCAACGGTTTTGCAGAAAAAACGACAGACGGAAGCCATGAAAGCCTCCGTTAGCCATTTATCTTAA